In Felis catus isolate Fca126 chromosome C2, F.catus_Fca126_mat1.0, whole genome shotgun sequence, a single window of DNA contains:
- the KLHL24 gene encoding kelch-like protein 24 isoform X2 produces MSPLQVQFTPLTSAPVPLLKLLSIRSTGYSEVIVVVGGCERVGGFNLPYTECYDPVTGEWKSLAKLPEFTKSEYAVCALRNDILVSGGRINGRDVWIYNSQLNIWIRVASLNKGRWRHKMAVLLGKVYVVGGYDGQNRLSSVECYDSFSNRWTEVAPLKEAVSSPAVTSCVGKLFVIGGGPDDNTCSDKVQSYDPETNSWLLRAAIPIAKRCITAVSLNNLIYVAGGLTKAIYCYDPVEDYWMHVQNTFSRQENCGMSVCNGKIYILGGRRENGEATDTILCYDPATSIITGVAAMPRPVSYHGCVTIHRYNEKCFKL; encoded by the exons gtCAACTGGCTATTCTGAGGTGATTGTTGTCGTTGGAGGCTGTGAACGGGTTGGAGGATTTAATCTTCCATACACTGAGTGTTATGATCCTGTGACAGGAGAATGGAAGTCTTTGGCTAAGCTTCCAGAATTTACCAAATCAGAGTATGCGGTCTGTGCTCTAAGGAATGACATTCTTGTTTCAG GTGGAAGAATCAATGGTCGTGATGTGTGGATTTATAACTCACAGTTAAATATTTGGATCAGAGTTGCTTCTCTAAATAAAGGCAGATGGCGTCACAAAATGGCTGTCCTCCTTGGTAAA GTATATGTTGTTGGAGGCTATGATGGGCAAAACAGACTTAGCAGCGTGGAATGTTATGATTCCTTTTCAAATCGATGGACTGAAGTTGCTCCCCTTAAGGAAGCAGTGAGTTCTCCTGCCGTGACTAGCTGTGTAGGCAAATTGTTTGTGATTGGTGGAGGACCTGATGACAATACTTGTTCTGATAAG GTTCAATCTTATGATCCAGAAACCAATTCTTGGCTACTTCGTGCAGCTATCCCAATTGCCAAGCGGTGTATAACAGCCGTATCCTTAAACAACCTGATATATGTTGCTGGTGGGCTGACCAAGGCAATATACTGTTATGATCCAGTTGAAGATTACTGGATGCATGTACAGAATACATTCAGCCGACAG GAAAACTGTGGTATGTCTGTGTgtaatggtaaaatatatatcCTGGGTGGAAGACGGGAAAATGGAGAAGCCACAGACACTATTCTCTGTTATGATCCTGCAACAAGTATCATCACAGGGGTAGCTGCAATGCCCAGGCCAGTGTCCTATCATGGCTGTGTGACTATTCATAGATACAATGAAAAATGCTTTAAGCTCTAA